In Chionomys nivalis chromosome 24, mChiNiv1.1, whole genome shotgun sequence, one genomic interval encodes:
- the Pabpc4l gene encoding polyadenylate-binding protein 4-like produces the protein MSVEAKYRAASLYVGDLHEDVTEDVLFRKFNTVGPVLSIRICRDLVSRRSLGYAYVNFLQLDDAQKALDTMNFDLIQGKSIRLMWSQRDAYLRKSGIGNVFIKNLDKSIDNKTLYEHFSPFGKILSSKVMSDEEGSRGYGFVHYQDQSAADKAIEEMNGKQLRDCSVFVARFKSRKDREAELRSKTSEFTNVYIKNFGDDMDDEQLKDVFSKYGQTLSVKVMKDADGKSKGFGFVSFYSHEAAKNAVEEMNGQDINGQTIFVGRAQRKVERQAELKEKFEEMKKERIRARQAAKLYIKNLDDTIDDETLRKEFSSFGSICRVKVMQEAGQSKGFGLICFFSPEAAAKAMAEMNGRVLGSKPLNIALGQKH, from the coding sequence ATGAGTGTGGAAGCCAAGTACCGTGCGGCATCCCTGTATGTGGGTGATCTCCACGAAGATGTCACTGAGGATGTGTTGTTCAGGAAGTTCAACACAGTGGGACCCGTGTTGTCCATCCGCATCTGCAGGGACCTGGTGTCCCGTCGTTCCCTAGGCTATGCCTATGTCAATTTTCTCCAGCTGGATGATGCCCAGAAAGCCCTGGACACCATGAACTTTGATTTGATCCAAGGCAAATCCATACGTCTCATGTGGTCTCAACGGGATGCATACCTGAGGAAATCAGGAATCGGGAATGTGTTTATTAAGAATCTGGACAAATCCATTGATAACAAAACCTTATATGAACACTTCTCCCCGTTTGGAAAGATCCTGTCCTCCAAGGTAATGAGCGATGAAGAAGGCTCCAGGGGCTATGGCTTCGTGCACTACCAGGACCAAAGCGCAGCAGACAAAGCCATTGAGGAGATGAATGGGAAGCAGCTGAGGGACTGCTCAGTGTTTGTGGCCAGATTCAAAAGCCGTAAGGATCGCGAGGCTGAACTCAGAAGCAAAACCAGCGAATTCACTAATGTGTACATCAAAAACTTTGGCGATGACATGGACGATGAGCAGCTTAAGGACGTGTTCAGCAAATACGGCCAAACTTTGAGCGTTAAGGTGATGAAAGATGCCGACGGAAAGTCCAAAGGCTTCGGGTTTGTGAGTTTCTATAGTCACGAAGCTGCCAAAAATGCAGTTGAAGAAATGAATGGACAGGATATAAACGGGCAGACAATTTTTGTAGGCAGAGCTCAGAGGAAAGTAGAACGCCAGGCTGAGTTAAAGGAAAAGTTTGAagagatgaaaaaggaaagaatccGTGCACGCCAAGCGGCGAAGCTCTACATTAAGAACCTGGATGACACCATCGATGATGAAACACTGCGCAAGGAATTTTCTTCCTTTGGGTCCATTTGCAGAGTTAAGGTGATGCAGGAAGCAGGGCAGAGCAAAGGGTTTGGCTTGATTTGCTTTTTCTCTCCTGAGGCAGCTGCTAAAGCAATGGCTGAGATGAATGGCCGTGTCCTGGGCTCCAAACCCCTCAACATTGCCCTGGGTCAGAAGCACTGA